The genome window AAATCCTCCGGACGGAGAAGCTCGATGGCCGTGATGAGAGCATCCTTGGACAAGAACACGGCACCCAGTACCGACTGTTCCGCTTCCTTGTTCTGCGGCGGCACACGATCTAAAAACAGGTCGCTCACGTCACACCCTCCAGATGTCTGTCATTATTCTTCCACCACGTGAACTTTTAGGGTTGTCGTTACTTCGTTGTGCAATTTCACTTTGATTTGGGTTACACCCAGTGCGCGGATCGCATCCATTTCAAGTTTTCGCTTATCAACTTTGATATTGAACTGTTCTTCCAGTGCCTGTGCGACTTGCTTGCTGGAAATCGCTCCAAACAGACGACCACCTTCGCCTGCTTTCCCTTTTACCTTGACAGTCAGCTCGCTGAGTTTTTCACCCAACTCGACAGCCTCCTGCTTCTCCTGCTCTTTGCGCTTCTCTTCGCTGCGCTTTTGTGCATCCAACGTCTTCACATTGCTGTCTGTCGCTTCCTTCGCCAATCCGCGTGGCAGCAGGAAGTTGCGTACATAACCTTCAGACAGATCCTTTACTTCGCCTTTTTTTCCTTGGCCTTTTACATCTTGAAGAAAAATGACTTTCATCATCGTTTCCCCCTTCTTCTATTGGCCTATATGACCGAATCGATCGCTTCTTTCAAGCGTTTCACTGCTTCTTTGATGGTAATACCCTCGATTTGTGTCGCTGCCCCGGTCAAGTGACCGCCGCCGCCCAAAAGCTCCATGACGGACTGGACGTTGATATCGCCTAGGGAGCGTCCACTAATCAAGATGACACCGTCCGCTCGCTGTGCGACTACAAACGAAGCCTGGATGCCAGATAAGGTGAGCAGCTGTTCCGCTGCCTGCGCCACCTGGACTTGCGTGTATTCTTCTGCCGGATCACCTGTGGCGATCGCCATATTGTCCCGATACGTCTCGGTGTTCATGATGATTCTCGCCCGTTTGACGTACTGATTTACATCTTCCTTCAGCAAGCGTTGGACCGCGGCCGTATCGGCACCATTGCGGCGCAGGAAGGATGCTGCCTCAAAGGTACGCGAACCGGTGCGGAACGCAAAGCTTTTGGTGTCGACGACAATCCCTGCGAGCAGTGCTGTCGCAATCAGGCTGTCAATGTTCAAGCGCTCGCTTTGGTACTGCAAGAGCTCGGTGACCAGCTCGGATGTAGAGGAAGCGTACGGCTCCAAATACAACAGGACAGGTTCGATAAATTCCTCGGAGCGACGATGGTGGTCGATGACGACGACAC of Brevibacillus choshinensis contains these proteins:
- the rplI gene encoding 50S ribosomal protein L9, yielding MKVIFLQDVKGQGKKGEVKDLSEGYVRNFLLPRGLAKEATDSNVKTLDAQKRSEEKRKEQEKQEAVELGEKLSELTVKVKGKAGEGGRLFGAISSKQVAQALEEQFNIKVDKRKLEMDAIRALGVTQIKVKLHNEVTTTLKVHVVEE